GCGAGCGTCAGCAGGACGGTCGCGTGCTTCAGTCCGTCCGCGACGCTGCCTTCGCCCAACTGTCCCGCGACGAGGCCCGAACAGACGCCTTGGATCGCCGCGACGTGGAAGAACAGCAGCTCGTATCCGGCCGTGTTTACGGTCCTGAGTCCGCCGATGACGCCGGTGTCGACTCCGGCGACCTGTCCCCCCGTTCCACCGACGGACTGTCCCGCGGCCTCGATCGCCGGGATGAACGAGACCGTCAGGGCGACGACGATCCCGAGAAAGACGACGAACGAGAGGTAGATGACGACGAGGTAGGTGAGCATCTCCTGTCGTCGCTCCCGGCGGAGTCGTCTGGTTTCCTGTGCTTCGTCGGCGGCGATGTGGAGGACCGGGCTGATTTCGCCGCTGGCGACCATCGCGTTCCGGATGAGCGTCACCGCTCTGGAGACGGCCGGCGCGTGCGTCCGCCGTTCCATCCGGCTCAGGGCGTCGCCGACGTTTGATCCCCACTGAACGTCTCGCCACACGCGTTCGATCTCGTCGCCGAGCCGACCGAGTTCAGCGGTCGAGAGGCGTTCGATGCATCCGACGACGGTGACGCCGGCCTCGTTGATGCTCGCCATCCGGTCGAGGAAGTCGGGCATATCTGCCTCAATAGCGCGCACTCGACGCTTCTGGACCTCGTGCGCCACGGAGATGCCGGCGAGGACGAGGATCGTCGAGAGGGCGATCGGGCCGTCAGCGATCCCGACGAGATCGATCGCGGCGCGAGCCGGGTCGGTCGCTCCGCTCCCGACGGCGGTGGCCGCGTCGCGAACCGCATCGCCGATCGATAACCAGACCGCGAGCAAGCCGAACGGCCCGGTCAGGAGCGCCGTGTAGCTCGGCCGCCGAAGGACGGTTTCGACGGGGTCAGACAGCGTCGAACGAAGCGATCCCAACCGGTCGTAGACGGCCAGCCGGTGCCAGTTCTCGGCCGTCGTTTCGTCCGGTTGACCCGCTTGGGTTCGATCCGCCCGGGTTCGTTTCGTCTGGACTCGATCCGTCCGCTCCCGAACTGCTCCGCCGTCTGCAACCCCCCGTTCACCGCCGATTTCGGAGGGTTGCGTGTCGCCGTTGATGTCCTCTGCGGCTCGGTGGCTCGGGCCGTTCAGCCCCTCCGTTATACTGTCGACGTAGACGACGAATCCGAAGGTGGCGAGCGGGATTGCGACGTAGCTCACGAGCCGAATCAGAGTGAGGGTGTCTTGGATGACGAGCCCAACCACGACGAGAACGGTGATGAAGAACAGCGGCCCCGCGACGAGGACGGTGACGTACACCTCCGCGAACGTCGAGAGGAGTTCGAGATACTGCCGCTGCTGTGCCTGCGCTTCCTCTTGGAACCGCTCGTACTGGTCGCGAAGGAACGTCGAGACGTTCTGCCCCGAGGAGAGCACGCTCGCGAGGTTCTCGGTGAACTCTTCGAGATTCGAGCTCGGCGTCCGACTCGCCGTCGTCTGTAACGCCGTCAGGATGTCGGTGCCGAAGGCGTCCATCTCGCGCACGGCGACGCCGAACTCGCGCGCGGCTTCGCCGTAGACGTCCTGGTTCTGCGAGAGCGTTCGGAGCACCTCCTGAAACGGGACGCCCGACCGCGAGAGCGCATAGACGAACGCGACCGTCCGCGGGAGCGTCGCATCGATTTCGATGCCCCGCGTCCGAGCGCGCTGCTCGATGACCGTCCACCGCGCCCAGTACGCCCCGAACGCGAACAGCGATCCGACCGTCGCGCTGGCGACCGCGAGCAGCGCGACCAGCTCTCCCCCCGAGAGGCTCGACAGGTCGGAAACTCCTGCGAGCACGTGCAACGGCGTCGGAAGCGCCTCGCGGACGACCGCCGGGTCGACGGAGAGCGACCGGAGAATCAACGCGGTGAGGTACACGCCGTAGACGCTGCCTGCGACGCCAGCGACGGCCGCGATGAAATACGTCTGGGAGGCGAAGACTCGGTAGCTCTCGCCGATGAACGCCGCTCGCATCCGTTTCGTCTGGCGTCGACGCATCGCTCCCGATTCGTCGACGTACCGGCCGAAAAGCGGCAGCGACAGCCGCGAGACGAGCGTTCGTGCGCGGGAACTGACCGGAACGAGCACGACGAGAAGCGCGAGCAGCGTGACGAGGACCAGCGGCGCGTAGCCGAGGAGCAGACGGACGACCATCGGAACTACCTCCCATCGTCGGTGTCGCGGACGCGGTCGGTCCCGGCCGCGCCGACGCCGCCCGCGACGGCTTCGTCACCGACGTCGCTATCCACAGCGGCTCCGTTCTCATCGGAGTCGACGGCGGCTTCGAGGCGGTCCATTACCCGCCCGGGCGCGGCGTAGTACTCGTTGACGAGCGCAGTGAACGTTCGGTAGTCGGTCGTCCCCAGTTCGACGAGGAGCGCTAAGAACCGCTTTCGGCGGTTCATTTCCCGCTTGCGCTCCGCGCGGCTCCAGCCCCGATCGCGCTGGATCTCTTCGACGAGGGTCGAGTCGCCGTGCTCGAAGGTGTCGGTTTCCGGTTGCCACGTGAACGCGCGCGAGTAATCGAGCTCCCCGGTCCGCTGGTCAACCTCGCCGATCTCGCCGATCGCCTTCGAGCGCCGGACGCGCTCGCCGCCGACCCGCGTCAGCGTCTGCACGCACAGCAGATCCAGCGACTGGACCATCGCCCGGGGAACGTTGATCGGCTCGTTCTCCAGGCGGTTGATCACCGTCTCGATGCTGTCGGCGTGCATCGTCGAGAACGTCGTGTGGCCCGTGTTCATCGCCTGAAACAGCGTCACCGCCTCGTTGCCGCGGACCTCGCCGACGATGATGTACTCGGGTCGGTGTCGGAGCGCAGAGCGCAGCAGATCGTACATATCGATGTCTGAGCCCTCGTGAAGTCGCTCCCGCGTCACCGACGACAGCCAGTTGTCGTGATACAGCGACAGCTCTCTGGTGTCTTCGATGCTCAACACCTTCGCGCGCGGCGGGATGAACATCGAGACGGCGTTCATCGATGTCGTCTTTCCTGATGCCGTTCCGCCGGCGAAGATGAGGCTCTTGTTGTTCTCGATACAGAGCCACAGGTACGCCATCTCCTCGATCGAGAACGTCCCGTACTCGATGAGGTCGACCGGTGTGAACGGCTCGTCGGCGTACTTCCGGATCGTGAAGGCCGATCCGCGCGGCGTCACCTCCTCGCCGAGCGCGAGTTCGACTCGCGAACCGTCGGGCAGCGTGGTCCCCACGATCGGATCGCCGACGCTGACGTGTCGCCCCGACTCCTGAGCCAGCCGGATCACGAAGTCGTCGAGGTCGTCGGCGGCGTAGGCGACGTTCGTCTCGACGTCGGTGTACTCGTCGTGGTAGACGAAGATCGGGAGGCCGTACCCGTCACAGGAGATGTCCTCGATGTGGGGATCGTGCATCAGCGGATCGATGCGGTCGAAGCCGCGGAAGTCGCGCGCGAGGTAGTACAACAGCGCGTGGAACGTCCGCATCGACACGTCGACGCCGTACTGTTCCAACAGCGCCTGCAACTCCGAGCGGAGCGTCTCCTCGGCGGTCGGTTCCGCGTCGGTCCGATACAGGAGCGGATCGCGGATGTCGACGCTGATTCGAGAGCGCAACTCGCGTCCGAACGCGTCGAGTTCGGGTTCCACCGCGTAGTAGTAATGCTCGCTCTCGCCGTCGTCGTACGTGACTGCGACGTACGCGTACGGGGCGTTCACCCAGTACTGGTCGACGATCTCCTCGTCCTCCGGCGGCTCGAAGTCGGCGAACACCCCGTCTTCGGGGCGGTACGGGCGGACGTCGAGCGGCGATCCCTTGAGGACGTCGACGACGCGTCCGATCCGTTCGCTGAGACGACTGAACACGTCGGAACCGTCGCTCGCGGCGTGTTCAGTCGCCGACTCCTCCGTTTCGTCCGCGGCCGCCTCGTCTGCGGGAGCCGCGGCTGTCTGACCCGCCGACCCGTCGTCAGTCCGTCGGTTCGAGTTGTGTTCGTCGATAGCGACGCCCCCACGTGCTACCGGGCGTTTCGCGTGGAGCGACTTATACTGTGGCCCGTTTCAGCCCTCGACCACTCCAGCGTCTCGTCCCACGAATCCCGTGTCGATCGTCGACCGGCAGATTCGGCGTTGTCTTGCGAACAGTCGGCACCCGCCGTCTCGCGCCCGCTCCCGGAGACGCGAGCGATCCGATCTCGCATCGGTGTGCCGAGCAACCGCGGACCGATGCGAGGGCGCTCTCAACTCACGGGGACGCTGGCCTCGGCTTCGGATAAAAAGGTACGCCACGGGCGGACCGAAAACGAATGATCGTCCCGCGGACGCCTGAAAACAGTTCGCGACTGCCTGAAAACAGTTAACCGGAAGCGTCGCCACCTTCCGTCGATGACCACCGATGCGGTGCCCTCGGACCTACCGGGCGTCGTGCTGGCGGGGACGGCCTCCGGTGTCGGCAAGACCGTCGCGACGCTGGCGGTCTGTCGGGCGCTCGAACGCGAAGGAAAGACCCCCGTCGCCGCGAAGGCCGGCCCCGACTTCATCGATCCGAGCCACCACGCCGCGGTGCTCGGTCGCCCCTCGCGGACCCTCGACCCGTGGCTCGCGGGCGATTCCGGGATCAGGCGAGCGTACGCGCTCGGTGCCGACGAGGGCGACGTCTGCGTCGTCGAGGGGATGATGGGCCTCTACGACGGCGACGTGAGCACCGCCGCGGTCGCCGAGGCGCTCGACCTCCCGGTGATCCTCGTCGCCGACGCCGCCGGCGGGATGGAGAGCGTCGCCGCAACCGCGCTCGGCTTCCAGCAGTACGCCGACCGCGCGGGCTACGACATCGACGTCGTCGGCCTCCTCGCCGCGCGCGCTCACGGCGGCCGTCACGAACAGGGGATCCGCGACGCCGTCGAGGGGCTCCGGTACGTCGGTCGCACCCCCTCGCTCGACGGCTTGGAGATCCCCGATCGACACCTCGGCCTCCACTTCGGCGACGAGTCGCCCGTCGACGACGAGGCGTTGGACTCGGCGGCACGCGGGATCGACGCTGACGCGCTCGTCGACCTCGCGCGTCGACCGGAACTCGACACGCCGCCGTCGCTCCGCGCGGCAGACGAGACCGGCGCGCGGGTCGGCCTCGCGACCGACGACGCCTTCCGTTTCGTCTACCCGAGTACGCGGCAGCGACTCGCCGCCCGCGGAACTGTCGAGCCGTTTTCGCCCGTCGCGGGCGACCCCGTTCCCGACTGCGACGTCGTCTACCTCCCCGGCGGTTACCCGGAGCGACATGCGGCCGCGCTCGCGGCGTCGGACACGCTGGACGAACTGGCCGACCTCGCCGCCGACGGGCTGCCGGTGTTCGGCGAGTGCGGCGGCCTGATGGCGCTCGGCGAGTCGCTGACGACCGCTGACGGCGTCGCACACGATATGGCGGGCGTGCTCCCGGTGGAGACGCGGATGACGGACGGTCCCGTCGCCTTGGATCACGTGGGCGTCCGCGCCCGCGAGGACTGTCTCATCGCACCCGCCGGCGAGACGCGTCGCGGGCACGAGTTCCACTACTCGTCGGCGACGGCCGCTCCGGACGCCCGGTTCGCCTTCGAGATGGTGCGCGGCGCGGGCGTCGACGGCGCGAACGACGGACTCCGAGAGTACAACACGCTCGCGACGTACGGGCATTTCCACGTCGGCTCGGGCGCGTTCGACTATCTCTTGGAGACGGTCTGAGCTATTTCTTGGAGACCGTCTGAGCTGTCGCTGCAGTCGAGCACACCGGGGACGTCGCCGGCGCTCCGCTTCGAGCCCATCTCGCAGGGTTTATGGCTCCGCCGGGGGTATCACGCGATACTATGGCCGAACAGAAGGCACGAACGACCGGGAGCGCCGGTCGATTCGGTGCGCGATACGGACGCGTCGCCCGTCGACGCGTGAAGGAAATCGAAGAGGAGATGCGGAACGCGACGGTCGACGAGGACAGCGTCACCCGTCTCGAGCCCGGCATCTGGCAGAACGACGAGACCGGCGAGATCTTCACCGGCGGCACCTACCGGCCGCAGACGCCCGGTGGCAAGCAGGTCAGCCGCTCGATCCGCGCGGCGCTCTCCGGCGACAACGAGGAGTGATCGCCGTCCGCGTCGTCGACGCGGTCGCGCCCACACGAAAGAACCAACATCCCCACACCCCACCTACGTACCAATGAGCTACAAGTGTTCGCGGTGCAAGCGAGACGTCGAACTGGACGAGTACGGCGGCGTCCGCTGCCCGTACTGCGGTCACCGAATCCTGTTGAAAGAGCGCGCGCCGGACGTCAAGGAAGTCCCGGTCGAATAACCCGTTCTCGAAGCCGATGGCGAGCCGAGAGACGCCGGCCGTCGAAGCCGCACACGCGGCCGAATTCGACTTTTCCTACCCCGAAGAGCGGACCGCTCGCACGATTTTCGAGAGCGTTCGCGTCGAGATCGACGAGATCGCCGACGAGCGATCGCGAGCCGACGTCACCCGCGAGGGGCGCGTCGTGACGGTGACCGTGGAGGCCGCCGACCTCGTCGCGCTCCGCGCGGCGCAGAACACGTGGATCCGACTCGTCGAAATCGCCGAAGACGTCGCAGCGGGCGGGCAGCACCTCGTGGACGCCTGACAGGCGCTGATCGGAGAATACGGGCCTTTTTCAGTCCGGATCCCGTCGCCACGGGTATGCAGGGCAATCTGCCGCCGGAAGCACAGGAGAAACTCGAGGAACTACAGGATCTGCAGGAGACGGCTCAGAAGGTGGCCGCCCAGAAGGAGCAGGCCGAGTCGACGCTGAACGAGTCGAAGACGGCGCTCGATGCCCTCGACGACATCGACGAGGACACGACGATGTACCGCGAGGTCGGCGAACTGCTCGTTGAGGCCGAGTACGACGAGGCCCACGACGAGCTCTCCGAGAAGGTCGACACCCTCGAAATCCGCGTCGAGCAGCTGCAAAAGCAGGAACAGCGCGTCCAAGAGCAGTTCGAGAGCCTGCAGGAAGAGCTCCAGCAGATGCTGCAGGGCGGCGCGGGCGGCGGTCCGATGGGCCCCGGCGGCGCTGGCGCATAACCCGATGCCGACCGACGAAGAAGTCGTCCAGACGGCCGCGGAGGCCGCAGAGGGCGTGATATTCGCCCACTACAGACAATCGGAACTGACGGACGTCGACGTGACCGTCACGTTCGAGGACGGCGTCCTCGACGTCGACGTGTACGTCAACGCGCCCGACGACACGGACGGGGACGCCGACGAGGTCGCCGACGAGGTCGCCGACGAAGCCGCGCGGGCGGCGGGCGACGCCGTCGACGAACTGTTCGCCGCCGAGGACGCGTAGGGCGTTCGCGGGGGCTCCCGTTTTATCCGTCACCTCTCGAAGGATAACCACGGCGAGCCGCGGGAGTCGAGCGCGCGACGGCTGCCGGTTTCACCCGTGGGGCAGTTCTACGGCGGCCAGCGTCGTCTAGACACGCCTCGACAGACACGCTCTACCTTCAAGTGAACGAGGCCAATACGTCTCACATAATGACAGATGAACTGCCGACTATGGGGCGTCGGTTCCGGGGTGAACGGGCGGCGAGGACTGGTGACGATGGCGTTTGACGGCGGCCAGACGGAGCTGATGCGGACGAACGGTGCACTGATCGGATCAGTCAGCGGCTTCGCCGACGCGTGGGAGGATATCGCCGCGATTTCCGACGGGGAGTCCTCACTCGGGACGGCGGAGTTCAGTATCGTCGACGAGCGCGGGGGCTTCTTCCGAGACTTTCTCGGCGACTCGGAGAACTCGTATCCCGACGAACCGCTGCGTGCCGAAATCGCGGCTATCAAAGACCGCATCGTCGTCCGCGGTGTCGAGAACCCCTTCGAGGCTGACGTGATCGACGGGGAGTCGAAACTGAAGGTGAGGGGGACGTGGATCAAACCGATCTTTCGGCTGACGGCCATCGAGATCGACGGTTCGCGGTACGAATACGTCGACGGCGAGCTCCGAGAGCAGTCCCAGAATCCCGGACGGAGAGCGCCCGAAACGACCGCCGGCGACCGTGGACCCAGTCGCTCGTCCGATCGCTCGTCCCGTGTGTCCGACCGCTCGTCTCAGCCCGGGACGTGCCCACAATGCGACGGACGCGGCCATCCCGCCGACGCCGACGTCACCACCTGCCCGGAGTGTGACGGCGAGGGACAGACGACGGAGATCCACGACACCCCGCTCGGTCGGGTCAAGCAGACGCAGACCTGTCAGCGCTGCGGGGGGGACGGTAAAATCTACAGTGAGACGTGTTCGATCTGTGGCGGCGACGGAGTCTCCCGCGAGGCAGCCAGCACACGGCGACAAGCGGGAGACCGGACAGCGGCCGCCGACCCGGAGGAAACGGCGGACCGGACGCGAATCGCCGACCGGCTCGAAGCCAACGTCCCCGACGGAATTCCCCCCGCACCGGACGTCGCAGTCGAGTACGACGCGCTGACTGACAAGCAACATATCGGCGGCGGCGGCAACGCCGACGTGACGCGCGAGACGCTTTCGACTCCCGACGGCGACGTGGCGTTGGCGATCAAGCGCCCTCGGCTGGGCGGCACGCTCGATATCGACACCATCGAGCGGATGCTCGCGGAGGCCGAGACGTGGGACAAACTGGACGACCACGACCACGTCGTCGGCGTCGTCGATTACGGCAGCATGCCGCTCCCGTGGATCGCGATGGAGTATATGGACGGCGGACACCTCGGCGAGCGCTGTGGCGAAATGGATCTCCCGCAGGCGCTCTGGACCGCGCGATCGATCACGGAGGGGATCTACCACGCCCACCGCCGCGGCGTCGCCCACCTCGATATCAAACCGCAGAACGTCCTGTTCCGGGCGGTGAAGAGCGCTTGGGACGTCCCGAAAGTCGCCGACTGGGGGCTCTCGAAACACCTGCTGGAGCATTCGAAAAGCGTCGAGGGGATGTCCGTGGAGTACGCCGCCCCCGAGCAGTTCGACGACGATTACGGACGCGCGGACGACATCACCGACGTCTACCAACTCGGCGCGGTCTTCTACGAACTGTTCACGGGCCGACCGCCGTTCGAGGGGCAACCGTTTCGAGTTAT
This DNA window, taken from Halobellus sp. LT62, encodes the following:
- a CDS encoding type II secretion system F family protein, whose amino-acid sequence is MVVRLLLGYAPLVLVTLLALLVVLVPVSSRARTLVSRLSLPLFGRYVDESGAMRRRQTKRMRAAFIGESYRVFASQTYFIAAVAGVAGSVYGVYLTALILRSLSVDPAVVREALPTPLHVLAGVSDLSSLSGGELVALLAVASATVGSLFAFGAYWARWTVIEQRARTRGIEIDATLPRTVAFVYALSRSGVPFQEVLRTLSQNQDVYGEAAREFGVAVREMDAFGTDILTALQTTASRTPSSNLEEFTENLASVLSSGQNVSTFLRDQYERFQEEAQAQQRQYLELLSTFAEVYVTVLVAGPLFFITVLVVVGLVIQDTLTLIRLVSYVAIPLATFGFVVYVDSITEGLNGPSHRAAEDINGDTQPSEIGGERGVADGGAVRERTDRVQTKRTRADRTQAGQPDETTAENWHRLAVYDRLGSLRSTLSDPVETVLRRPSYTALLTGPFGLLAVWLSIGDAVRDAATAVGSGATDPARAAIDLVGIADGPIALSTILVLAGISVAHEVQKRRVRAIEADMPDFLDRMASINEAGVTVVGCIERLSTAELGRLGDEIERVWRDVQWGSNVGDALSRMERRTHAPAVSRAVTLIRNAMVASGEISPVLHIAADEAQETRRLRRERRQEMLTYLVVIYLSFVVFLGIVVALTVSFIPAIEAAGQSVGGTGGQVAGVDTGVIGGLRTVNTAGYELLFFHVAAIQGVCSGLVAGQLGEGSVADGLKHATVLLTLAYVVFAVL
- a CDS encoding type II/IV secretion system ATPase subunit codes for the protein MFSRLSERIGRVVDVLKGSPLDVRPYRPEDGVFADFEPPEDEEIVDQYWVNAPYAYVAVTYDDGESEHYYYAVEPELDAFGRELRSRISVDIRDPLLYRTDAEPTAEETLRSELQALLEQYGVDVSMRTFHALLYYLARDFRGFDRIDPLMHDPHIEDISCDGYGLPIFVYHDEYTDVETNVAYAADDLDDFVIRLAQESGRHVSVGDPIVGTTLPDGSRVELALGEEVTPRGSAFTIRKYADEPFTPVDLIEYGTFSIEEMAYLWLCIENNKSLIFAGGTASGKTTSMNAVSMFIPPRAKVLSIEDTRELSLYHDNWLSSVTRERLHEGSDIDMYDLLRSALRHRPEYIIVGEVRGNEAVTLFQAMNTGHTTFSTMHADSIETVINRLENEPINVPRAMVQSLDLLCVQTLTRVGGERVRRSKAIGEIGEVDQRTGELDYSRAFTWQPETDTFEHGDSTLVEEIQRDRGWSRAERKREMNRRKRFLALLVELGTTDYRTFTALVNEYYAAPGRVMDRLEAAVDSDENGAAVDSDVGDEAVAGGVGAAGTDRVRDTDDGR
- a CDS encoding cobyrinate a,c-diamide synthase, translating into MTTDAVPSDLPGVVLAGTASGVGKTVATLAVCRALEREGKTPVAAKAGPDFIDPSHHAAVLGRPSRTLDPWLAGDSGIRRAYALGADEGDVCVVEGMMGLYDGDVSTAAVAEALDLPVILVADAAGGMESVAATALGFQQYADRAGYDIDVVGLLAARAHGGRHEQGIRDAVEGLRYVGRTPSLDGLEIPDRHLGLHFGDESPVDDEALDSAARGIDADALVDLARRPELDTPPSLRAADETGARVGLATDDAFRFVYPSTRQRLAARGTVEPFSPVAGDPVPDCDVVYLPGGYPERHAAALAASDTLDELADLAADGLPVFGECGGLMALGESLTTADGVAHDMAGVLPVETRMTDGPVALDHVGVRAREDCLIAPAGETRRGHEFHYSSATAAPDARFAFEMVRGAGVDGANDGLREYNTLATYGHFHVGSGAFDYLLETV
- a CDS encoding 50S ribosomal protein L37ae, coding for MAEQKARTTGSAGRFGARYGRVARRRVKEIEEEMRNATVDEDSVTRLEPGIWQNDETGEIFTGGTYRPQTPGGKQVSRSIRAALSGDNEE
- a CDS encoding DNA-directed RNA polymerase subunit P yields the protein MSYKCSRCKRDVELDEYGGVRCPYCGHRILLKERAPDVKEVPVE
- a CDS encoding KEOPS complex subunit Pcc1; this encodes MASRETPAVEAAHAAEFDFSYPEERTARTIFESVRVEIDEIADERSRADVTREGRVVTVTVEAADLVALRAAQNTWIRLVEIAEDVAAGGQHLVDA
- a CDS encoding prefoldin subunit beta, coding for MQGNLPPEAQEKLEELQDLQETAQKVAAQKEQAESTLNESKTALDALDDIDEDTTMYREVGELLVEAEYDEAHDELSEKVDTLEIRVEQLQKQEQRVQEQFESLQEELQQMLQGGAGGGPMGPGGAGA
- a CDS encoding DUF3194 domain-containing protein, giving the protein MPTDEEVVQTAAEAAEGVIFAHYRQSELTDVDVTVTFEDGVLDVDVYVNAPDDTDGDADEVADEVADEAARAAGDAVDELFAAEDA
- a CDS encoding serine/threonine-protein kinase; the protein is MGGGGNADVTRETLSTPDGDVALAIKRPRLGGTLDIDTIERMLAEAETWDKLDDHDHVVGVVDYGSMPLPWIAMEYMDGGHLGERCGEMDLPQALWTARSITEGIYHAHRRGVAHLDIKPQNVLFRAVKSAWDVPKVADWGLSKHLLEHSKSVEGMSVEYAAPEQFDDDYGRADDITDVYQLGAVFYELFTGRPPFEGQPFRVIDMIRSERPTPPSEVADVPAELDDVLLTALATEKDDRYDDIVYFRDALDDVIEGR